A window of Desulfovibrio sp. UIB00 genomic DNA:
GCCGGGGAGGATTCCGGTCGAGATCAGTACGCTTTACGCCCGTGAAAGTATGAGCGTTCATAAAAAATCCAATGGAACGTGGTTTGTTCGCTATCGTGTGCCGGGAGAGAAAAACGCAAGGAGCGAGTATATCGGGGTTGGGCCTGACGCCGAGAAGCTCGCCAGGGTGCGGGACAGGGAGATCAAGGAGCAGAAGGCATCGGGCAAGCGCCCCAGTGACAAGCTGTATCTGGATCAGCTTGCGCAGGCCTACTTGTGCGATCGCAAGCTCGCGGGCAAGTCGCCGGATTGGCTTGAGGAGATGGAAACCCTGTTCAACAAGAGGTTTCTGCCAGAGCTATGCCATGCGCCCGTTGACGGGCTGACGTATTCGGACGTCATGAACATGGCCGAGAAACATCTGGCCGAGGTCAAGCTGGCCACGCGGCAGCGCTACCTTGGGTATCTGTATGCCTGCTTCAACTACGGAACCCGGCACGAGCTTACGGCGGGTAATCCGCTCTCAACGTGGAAGAAGCAGCCCGAGCCGCGCACAGAACTTTTGCTGACGGTTGAGGATCTGGAAAAACTGTATCAATGCGCCGCGCCGCATCTACAGTGGGCCATTGCCGTTGAGTGGGAAGTG
This region includes:
- a CDS encoding site-specific integrase; translated protein: MSVHKKSNGTWFVRYRVPGEKNARSEYIGVGPDAEKLARVRDREIKEQKASGKRPSDKLYLDQLAQAYLCDRKLAGKSPDWLEEMETLFNKRFLPELCHAPVDGLTYSDVMNMAEKHLAEVKLATRQRYLGYLYACFNYGTRHELTAGNPLSTWKKQPEPRTELLLTVEDLEKLYQCAAPHLQWAIAVEWEVGARPGPSELYAIKWLHVDFKRCLIRIPGTKTVLANRLIPITPAFCLELQKKREEAQSEYVIEFRGRGVKTTRTAFKRAQERAKLPYHVRMYDIRHLFVTLLLDGGAGLAAVSRMIGHSRIATTQEWYYHLLPGAMRDAMAFKPAPLGSRVADNARIHKRIHRPPQSTVKRRNPVAPPKTKKE